One Kaistella polysaccharea DNA segment encodes these proteins:
- the rpsS gene encoding 30S ribosomal protein S19, producing MSRSLKKGPFIAHTLDKKVQTNIESGKKTVIKTWSRASMISPDFVGQTIAVHNGKSFIPVYVTENMVGHKLGEFSPTRSFRGHGGNKNKGGR from the coding sequence ATGTCAAGATCACTTAAAAAAGGACCTTTCATTGCTCACACATTAGATAAGAAGGTTCAGACAAATATAGAGTCTGGTAAGAAAACAGTAATCAAAACTTGGTCTAGAGCATCAATGATCTCTCCAGACTTCGTTGGACAAACCATCGCAGTACACAACGGGAAATCTTTTATCCCGGTTTATGTAACTGAGAATATGGTAGGTCATAAGTTAGGCGAATTTTCTCCGACAAGATCTTTTAGAGGTCACGGCGGTAACAAAAATAAAGGAGGTAGATAA
- the rplB gene encoding 50S ribosomal protein L2 has translation MSVRKLKPITPGQRFRVVNNFEEITTNKPEKSLTVGISKSGGRNNTGKMTMRYTGGGHKQKYRIIDFKRNKFDVEATVKTVEYDPNRTAFIALLEYTDGEKRYIIAPNGIKVDMKVIASESAEPNVGNAMKLKNVPLGTVISCIELKPGQGAIMARSAGSSAQLTSRDKKYVIIKLPSGESRMVLGECMAMIGSVSNSDHQLTVSGKAGRSRWLGRRPRTRPVVMNPVDHPMGGGEGKSSGGHPRSRNGMPAKGYKTRKKNKASNRHIISKRK, from the coding sequence ATGTCTGTTAGAAAATTAAAACCTATCACCCCGGGACAGAGATTCAGAGTTGTAAATAACTTTGAGGAAATTACTACCAACAAACCAGAGAAATCTCTAACCGTTGGTATTAGTAAGTCAGGTGGTCGTAACAATACTGGTAAAATGACCATGCGTTACACCGGAGGTGGACACAAACAAAAATACAGAATTATCGACTTCAAAAGAAACAAGTTTGATGTTGAAGCTACGGTAAAAACTGTTGAGTATGATCCAAACAGAACTGCTTTCATCGCACTATTGGAATACACAGACGGAGAGAAGAGATATATCATCGCTCCAAACGGTATTAAGGTAGATATGAAAGTAATCGCCTCAGAATCCGCAGAACCAAATGTTGGTAATGCTATGAAGTTGAAAAATGTTCCTTTGGGAACTGTAATTTCTTGTATCGAATTGAAACCTGGTCAGGGAGCAATTATGGCAAGAAGTGCAGGATCATCGGCACAGTTAACTTCAAGAGATAAGAAATATGTAATCATTAAATTACCTTCAGGAGAATCTAGAATGGTTCTTGGCGAATGTATGGCAATGATTGGATCAGTTTCCAACTCTGATCACCAGCTTACCGTTTCTGGTAAAGCAGGTAGAAGCAGATGGTTGGGAAGAAGACCTAGAACAAGACCAGTTGTAATGAACCCTGTAGATCACCCAATGGGAGGTGGTGAAGGTAAATCTTCTGGAGGTCACCCAAGATCTAGAAATGGTATGCCTGCTAAAGGTTACAAAACCAGAAAGAAAAATAAAGCGTCTAACCGTCATATCATATCTAAACGAAAATAA
- the rplW gene encoding 50S ribosomal protein L23 — protein MSVIIKPIISEKANYLTDLRGAYSFLVNTKANKIQVKKAVEELYGVKVADVRTMIYAPKVSSKHTKKGLQVGKTNKLKKAIVSLAEGEVIDIFAN, from the coding sequence ATGTCAGTTATTATTAAACCAATTATCTCAGAAAAAGCAAACTATCTTACCGATTTGCGTGGTGCTTATTCTTTTTTAGTGAATACTAAAGCGAATAAAATCCAGGTTAAAAAGGCAGTAGAAGAGCTTTACGGTGTTAAAGTAGCAGACGTTAGAACCATGATTTATGCGCCTAAAGTTTCCTCAAAGCACACCAAAAAAGGACTACAGGTTGGGAAAACCAACAAATTGAAAAAAGCAATCGTTTCCCTTGCAGAAGGTGAAGTGATTGATATTTTTGCAAATTAA
- the rplD gene encoding 50S ribosomal protein L4 yields the protein MELVVFNTSGKETGRKVTLDEAIFGIEPNQHSVYLEVKQYLAAQRQGTHKSKERSEITGSTKKLKKQKGSGSARYGDIKNPLFKGGGRVFGPKPRDYRFKLNKSLKRLAKKSVLSQKMRDNSIKVLEAFNFDAPKTKEFITLNNALGFEGKKSLYILPEANKNVYLSSRNLPKTKVLTYNEISSYDLVHAGEIVFLEGALEKFQENLRK from the coding sequence ATGGAACTAGTAGTATTTAATACATCAGGAAAAGAAACCGGAAGAAAAGTAACTCTAGACGAAGCAATCTTCGGTATTGAGCCAAATCAGCACTCGGTTTACTTAGAAGTGAAGCAATATCTTGCTGCACAGAGACAAGGGACTCACAAGTCTAAAGAAAGAAGCGAAATTACAGGATCTACCAAGAAACTTAAGAAACAAAAAGGGTCAGGATCTGCCAGATATGGTGATATTAAGAATCCATTATTCAAAGGTGGTGGTCGTGTATTCGGTCCGAAACCAAGAGATTACAGATTCAAATTGAACAAATCTTTGAAAAGATTAGCTAAGAAATCAGTTCTTTCACAAAAAATGAGAGATAATTCAATTAAAGTATTAGAAGCTTTCAATTTTGATGCTCCTAAAACTAAAGAATTTATCACTTTGAACAATGCGTTAGGATTTGAAGGAAAAAAATCTCTTTATATTTTACCAGAAGCGAACAAAAACGTGTATTTGTCTTCAAGAAACTTACCTAAAACGAAAGTTTTGACATACAACGAAATCAGTTCTTATGATTTGGTACATGCTGGAGAAATTGTATTCTTAGAAGGTGCATTAGAAAAATTTCAGGAAAATTTAAGAAAATAA
- the rplC gene encoding 50S ribosomal protein L3 yields the protein MSGIIGKKIGMTSLFDENGKNMPCTVIQAGPCSVLQVRTVEKDGYKAAQLGFDDKSEKNVGKALAGHFKKAGSTPKAKLVEFYHAFVEKLSVGDEVKVNLFAEGEFVDVTGTSKGKGFQGVVKRHNFAGVMQATHGQHNRLRAPGSIGAGSDPSRVFKGMRMAGRMGGKQVTVSNLQVLKVDEEQNLLVVKGAVPGAKNSYVIIRKWN from the coding sequence ATGTCAGGTATTATTGGTAAAAAGATCGGGATGACTTCTTTGTTTGACGAAAACGGCAAGAACATGCCGTGCACCGTTATTCAAGCAGGTCCATGCTCGGTTTTACAGGTCAGAACCGTTGAAAAGGATGGGTACAAAGCTGCTCAGCTAGGTTTCGATGACAAGAGTGAAAAGAACGTTGGTAAAGCGTTAGCCGGCCACTTTAAAAAGGCAGGTTCAACTCCTAAAGCTAAATTGGTAGAATTCTATCATGCTTTCGTAGAAAAGTTAAGCGTAGGAGATGAAGTGAAAGTGAACTTATTTGCTGAAGGCGAATTTGTTGATGTAACTGGAACTTCAAAAGGTAAGGGTTTCCAAGGGGTTGTGAAAAGACACAACTTTGCGGGGGTAATGCAAGCAACTCACGGACAGCATAATCGATTAAGAGCCCCAGGTTCTATTGGTGCGGGTTCCGATCCATCCAGAGTATTCAAAGGAATGCGTATGGCGGGAAGAATGGGTGGTAAGCAAGTTACCGTATCAAACTTACAAGTGTTAAAAGTAGATGAAGAGCAAAACCTTTTAGTAGTAAAAGGAGCTGTTCCGGGAGCAAAAAATTCTTATGTAATTATCAGAAAATGGAACTAG
- a CDS encoding GLPGLI family protein → MKKCFFLLLLLSIAANAQTHRFIYEYQFKSDSLAKEFRKENMVLDINPTEVKFYPYFQAENDSINKIRNYSNSSWDDEVPTLKRERNTNRNINYVLFNDFFAVKTSDEMVWILTPDTKKVGSYNLQKATTKFGGRKWTAWFNTEVNSNEGPYKFRGLPGLIFEVADDKNNFKFSLLKSYQLKDTYDTSGFMESFAGKKPIMVDEKTLNKKRLELFNDPLYEFKEKFKNDDGSTNFSVMGVKIKSLDQFKELTVKLQDKLRQDYNPIELDKAVHYPIK, encoded by the coding sequence ATGAAAAAGTGTTTCTTCCTTCTACTGTTATTAAGCATCGCTGCGAATGCCCAAACCCATCGATTCATCTATGAATATCAATTCAAAAGTGATTCTTTAGCGAAAGAGTTCCGGAAAGAGAATATGGTGCTCGACATCAATCCTACAGAAGTGAAATTTTATCCTTATTTTCAGGCAGAAAATGATTCCATCAATAAAATTCGAAATTATTCCAATTCAAGTTGGGATGATGAAGTTCCGACTTTGAAGAGAGAGCGGAATACCAACCGAAACATAAATTACGTTTTGTTCAATGATTTTTTTGCAGTTAAGACAAGTGATGAGATGGTCTGGATTCTCACGCCTGATACCAAAAAAGTGGGAAGCTACAATCTTCAAAAAGCAACAACTAAATTTGGCGGTAGAAAGTGGACGGCTTGGTTTAATACCGAAGTGAATAGTAATGAAGGTCCCTACAAATTCCGTGGTCTACCCGGTTTAATCTTTGAGGTTGCTGATGATAAAAACAACTTCAAATTTAGCCTTCTAAAATCTTATCAATTAAAAGATACTTACGATACTTCCGGTTTTATGGAATCGTTCGCGGGAAAAAAACCGATCATGGTAGATGAGAAAACTTTAAATAAAAAACGCCTGGAATTGTTTAATGATCCATTATATGAATTTAAAGAAAAATTCAAGAATGACGATGGTTCTACGAATTTCTCTGTAATGGGAGTGAAGATTAAAAGCCTTGACCAGTTCAAAGAGTTAACAGTAAAATTACAGGATAAACTGCGACAGGATTATAATCCCATCGAATTGGATAAAGCGGTACATTACCCAATAAAATAA
- a CDS encoding GLPGLI family protein: MKYLIFLLFPFLLSAQTHRFIYEVNYKRDSTENTITKDYYHLDIAEGKSSFYHRDYFILDSLLASGGEISFATFGGQPKMSNVVKHDLKTNQFRELELMEYEVFDISSEAQQKWNLKNETKIFQKMTLQKAETNWGGRKWTAWFAKLIPFNSGPYKFYGLPGLIVELKDDRNNFQYQLIKSENYPETKKIQTLDDFPQVVAVNYSQYKKKMLSLYEDPLGFINTTNVNFENSEGIFLKDNTLVKADNVREVRKAQQIKMRRFNNPVELDKIIDYPVK, from the coding sequence ATGAAATATTTAATATTCCTGCTCTTTCCATTTTTATTGTCAGCCCAAACCCACCGTTTCATTTATGAAGTGAATTACAAAAGAGATTCTACAGAAAACACCATCACCAAAGATTATTATCATTTAGACATCGCCGAAGGAAAATCCTCATTTTACCACCGCGATTATTTTATCCTTGATTCTCTTCTAGCTTCAGGTGGTGAAATTTCATTCGCAACATTTGGCGGCCAGCCAAAAATGTCAAATGTGGTAAAGCATGATCTAAAAACCAATCAATTCCGCGAATTGGAATTAATGGAATATGAAGTGTTCGACATTAGTAGTGAAGCGCAACAAAAATGGAATTTAAAAAATGAAACCAAAATTTTTCAAAAGATGACTTTGCAAAAAGCAGAAACCAATTGGGGTGGAAGAAAATGGACGGCCTGGTTTGCAAAATTGATTCCTTTCAATTCTGGACCATATAAATTTTATGGCCTTCCTGGATTAATTGTTGAACTAAAAGATGACCGCAATAATTTTCAGTATCAGTTGATAAAATCTGAAAATTATCCTGAAACAAAAAAGATTCAAACACTCGATGATTTTCCACAAGTTGTTGCGGTGAATTACTCACAGTATAAGAAAAAGATGCTTAGCTTATATGAAGATCCATTGGGGTTTATAAATACAACAAATGTTAATTTTGAAAATTCTGAGGGTATTTTTTTGAAAGATAACACTTTAGTAAAAGCAGATAACGTTCGCGAAGTGCGTAAAGCGCAACAAATCAAAATGAGAAGATTTAATAATCCCGTTGAGCTCGACAAGATTATCGATTATCCTGTAAAGTAA
- a CDS encoding DUF1294 domain-containing protein: MNEFFIAFLMTINIGSFFYFGLDKRKAQKNKHRISEKSLLIMTFFGGTIGSVLGMLIFHHKTEKKSFILKICVIILIQILILYLIYNYHQ; the protein is encoded by the coding sequence ATGAACGAATTTTTTATCGCATTTCTAATGACCATAAATATTGGCAGTTTTTTCTACTTCGGTCTCGACAAGAGAAAAGCTCAAAAAAACAAACACCGCATTTCAGAAAAATCATTGTTAATCATGACCTTTTTCGGTGGCACAATCGGTTCAGTTTTGGGAATGCTCATCTTTCATCATAAAACAGAAAAGAAGAGTTTTATTCTCAAAATATGCGTGATCATACTCATTCAAATTTTAATTTTATATTTGATTTATAATTATCATCAATGA
- the rpsJ gene encoding 30S ribosomal protein S10: protein MKLKSYDYNLVDKSAEKIVKTVKATGAVVNGPIPLPTNKRIFTVLRSPHVNKKAREQFQLSAHKRLMDIYSSSSKTVDALMKLELPSGVDVEIKV, encoded by the coding sequence ATTAAATTAAAATCTTACGATTACAATTTAGTAGACAAATCTGCTGAGAAAATCGTAAAAACGGTAAAAGCTACCGGTGCTGTTGTAAACGGTCCGATTCCTTTACCAACGAATAAGAGAATCTTCACTGTGTTGAGATCTCCTCACGTAAACAAAAAAGCAAGAGAACAGTTCCAACTATCTGCACACAAGCGATTGATGGACATCTATTCTTCTTCTTCTAAAACTGTAGATGCCCTAATGAAATTAGAGTTACCTTCAGGAGTTGACGTAGAAATTAAAGTGTGA
- a CDS encoding GLPGLI family protein, with product MKKIIWLSLFLFIINFHTAPNKLDNDSYRITYLLKYKPDSTKLNIYNEDLFYLYITGTDSRFVAEKKMKKDSLLNAFAKNNNLFGGFAMENFPKPRNEYLIYSIKGVDTHIETLGLTTLGYSIVEKPKWILKKQVVKYEKFNCHVATSEYLGRKWIALYDNDISLTIGPYKFTNLPGLVLKVYDEQEDYVFSMVKIEKIDHTPITIREKFKNVTDRNIFMKAKNDFISNPYVGRPSGIRKVENPVRQKENTDRCKKANSNPLELN from the coding sequence ATGAAAAAAATAATTTGGCTATCTCTTTTTTTGTTTATAATTAATTTCCATACTGCACCGAATAAGCTCGACAACGATTCTTATCGAATTACGTATCTATTAAAATACAAACCCGACTCAACTAAACTCAATATATATAATGAGGATCTATTCTATCTTTATATTACGGGAACGGATTCAAGGTTTGTGGCTGAAAAAAAAATGAAAAAGGATTCGTTGTTAAACGCATTTGCAAAGAACAATAACTTATTTGGCGGTTTTGCAATGGAGAATTTTCCTAAACCTAGAAACGAGTATCTTATATATAGTATTAAGGGAGTGGATACCCATATTGAAACGCTAGGGTTAACTACGCTTGGCTATTCAATCGTAGAAAAACCGAAATGGATTTTGAAGAAGCAAGTAGTAAAATATGAGAAGTTTAATTGCCATGTTGCAACCTCGGAATACCTGGGAAGAAAGTGGATAGCACTTTATGATAACGATATTTCTTTGACCATTGGTCCTTATAAATTCACCAACTTGCCAGGTTTAGTTTTGAAAGTTTATGATGAGCAAGAAGATTACGTTTTTAGCATGGTAAAGATTGAAAAAATAGATCACACTCCCATTACAATTAGAGAAAAGTTTAAGAATGTTACAGACAGAAATATTTTTATGAAGGCAAAAAATGATTTTATTTCAAATCCTTATGTTGGTCGTCCATCAGGAATTAGAAAGGTCGAAAATCCTGTAAGGCAAAAGGAAAACACAGATAGATGTAAAAAGGCAAATAGCAATCCTTTAGAATTAAATTAA
- the rpsJ gene encoding 30S ribosomal protein S10, giving the protein MSQRIRIKLKSYDYNLVDKSAEKIVKTVKATGAVVNGPIPLPTNKRIFTVLRSPHVNKKAREQFQLSAHKRLMDIYSSSSKTVDALMKLELPSGVDVEIKV; this is encoded by the coding sequence ATGTCACAAAGAATCAGAATAAAATTAAAATCTTACGATTACAATTTGGTAGACAAATCTGCTGAGAAAATCGTAAAAACGGTAAAAGCTACCGGTGCTGTTGTAAACGGTCCGATTCCTTTGCCAACAAATAAGAGAATCTTCACCGTGTTGAGATCTCCTCACGTAAACAAAAAAGCAAGAGAACAGTTCCAACTATCTGCACACAAGCGATTGATGGACATCTATTCTTCTTCTTCTAAAACTGTAGATGCGCTAATGAAATTAGAGTTACCTTCAGGAGTTGACGTAGAAATTAAAGTGTGA
- the fusA gene encoding elongation factor G, with the protein MARDLLLTRNIGIAAHIDAGKTTTTERILFYSGKNHKIGETHEGGATTDWMEQEAERGITITSAAVTVDWKFPTEQGKPLPEAKDYHFNIIDTPGHVDFTVEVNRSLRVLDGLVFLFSAVDGVEPQSETNWRLADNYNVARMGFVNKMDRQGADFLNVCKQVKEMLGSNAVPIVLPIGDEADFKGVVDLVKNRAIVWHDENHGSTFDIVEIPADMVDEVKQYRAKLIEEIAAYDENLLEKFMEDEDSITEEEVHTALRAATLDMSIIPMTCGSSFKNKGVQFMLDAVCRYLPSPMDKEAIDGTDPRTDEPISRKPSVTEPFAALAFKIATDPFVGRLAFFRAYSGRLDAGSYVLNTRSGNKERISRIFQMHANKQEPIEYIEAGDIGAAVGFKSIKTGDTLCDEKHPIVLESMVFPDPVIGIAVEPKTKADQDKMGNALAKLAEEDPTFQVKTDEASGQTIISGMGELHLDIIVDRMRREFKVEVNQGEPQVEYKENLTQVAPHREVYKKQSGGRGKFADIVFELAPADDHKPGLEFINEIKGGNIPKEFIPSVEKGFKEAMKNGPLAGFEIEGIKVTLKDGSFHPVDSDALSFELAAKMGFKEAGKKAKPVIMEPIMKIEVVTPEEYMGDIVGDLNKRRGTVNGMDDRNNAKVIKGFVPLSEMFGYVTTLRTLSSGRATSSMEFEKYEAAPQNVAEKVIEKARG; encoded by the coding sequence ATGGCAAGAGACCTTTTATTAACAAGAAATATTGGTATCGCTGCGCATATTGATGCAGGGAAGACCACCACGACAGAAAGAATTTTATTTTATTCCGGAAAGAATCATAAAATCGGTGAAACCCATGAAGGTGGTGCTACTACCGACTGGATGGAGCAGGAAGCTGAAAGAGGGATTACCATCACATCTGCAGCAGTAACTGTAGACTGGAAATTCCCAACTGAACAGGGAAAACCTCTTCCGGAAGCGAAAGATTATCACTTCAACATCATCGATACACCAGGACACGTTGACTTTACCGTTGAGGTAAACCGTTCACTTCGTGTACTTGACGGACTTGTATTCCTTTTCTCCGCAGTAGATGGAGTTGAGCCACAATCTGAAACCAACTGGAGATTGGCTGATAATTACAACGTTGCCAGAATGGGCTTCGTAAATAAAATGGACAGACAGGGAGCTGACTTCCTGAACGTTTGTAAGCAGGTGAAAGAAATGCTTGGTTCTAACGCAGTTCCAATCGTATTGCCAATCGGTGACGAAGCTGATTTCAAAGGTGTTGTTGACTTGGTGAAAAACCGTGCGATTGTATGGCACGATGAAAACCACGGTTCTACCTTTGATATTGTAGAAATCCCGGCTGATATGGTTGACGAAGTGAAGCAGTATAGAGCAAAGCTGATCGAAGAAATCGCCGCTTACGATGAAAATCTTCTGGAAAAATTTATGGAAGACGAAGATTCCATTACCGAAGAAGAAGTTCACACTGCACTTAGAGCCGCTACTCTTGATATGAGTATCATTCCGATGACATGTGGTTCTTCATTTAAAAATAAAGGTGTACAGTTCATGCTGGATGCTGTATGTAGATACCTTCCTTCTCCAATGGATAAAGAGGCGATCGACGGTACAGATCCAAGAACAGATGAGCCTATTTCAAGAAAACCTTCAGTAACTGAGCCTTTCGCGGCATTGGCATTTAAGATTGCAACCGATCCTTTCGTAGGAAGACTTGCATTCTTCAGAGCCTATTCTGGAAGACTGGATGCTGGTTCTTATGTTCTAAACACAAGATCAGGTAATAAAGAAAGAATCTCCCGTATTTTCCAGATGCATGCTAATAAGCAAGAGCCGATTGAATATATCGAGGCTGGAGATATTGGTGCAGCAGTTGGATTTAAATCCATCAAAACTGGTGATACGCTTTGTGATGAGAAACATCCGATCGTTCTTGAATCTATGGTATTCCCTGATCCGGTAATTGGTATCGCGGTGGAACCTAAGACAAAAGCTGACCAGGATAAAATGGGGAACGCTTTGGCAAAATTAGCTGAAGAAGATCCTACTTTCCAGGTTAAAACTGACGAAGCTTCAGGACAGACCATCATCTCCGGTATGGGTGAACTTCACCTCGACATTATTGTTGACCGTATGAGAAGAGAGTTTAAAGTAGAGGTGAACCAAGGTGAACCACAGGTAGAATATAAAGAAAACCTTACACAAGTTGCTCCCCACAGAGAAGTTTATAAAAAACAATCTGGTGGACGTGGTAAATTTGCTGATATTGTGTTTGAATTGGCTCCGGCTGATGACCACAAACCAGGTCTTGAATTCATCAATGAAATCAAAGGAGGTAACATTCCGAAAGAATTTATTCCTTCCGTAGAAAAAGGTTTCAAAGAAGCCATGAAGAATGGTCCTTTAGCAGGTTTCGAAATCGAAGGAATCAAAGTAACTTTGAAAGACGGATCTTTCCACCCAGTGGATTCAGATGCATTATCTTTTGAGCTTGCTGCGAAAATGGGCTTCAAAGAAGCAGGTAAAAAAGCGAAACCGGTAATCATGGAACCAATCATGAAAATTGAAGTGGTAACTCCAGAGGAATACATGGGTGATATCGTAGGTGACCTTAACAAAAGAAGAGGTACCGTAAACGGTATGGATGACCGTAACAATGCGAAAGTAATTAAAGGATTCGTTCCACTTTCAGAAATGTTCGGTTATGTAACTACACTCAGAACCCTTTCTTCAGGTAGAGCAACATCTTCTATGGAATTCGAAAAATATGAAGCTGCACCGCAAAACGTCGCTGAAAAAGTAATCGAAAAAGCAAGAGGTTAA
- the rpsG gene encoding 30S ribosomal protein S7, producing the protein MRKTKAKKRPLLPDPKFNDQLVTRFVNNLMFDGKKSIAFKIFYDALDIVESKKGDNEKEALEIWKDALTNVMPHVEVRSRRIGGANFQIPMPIRADRKISMAMKWLIKYSTARNDKSMASKLAAEVIAAAKEEGAAYKKKTDTHRMAEANKAFSHFKF; encoded by the coding sequence ATGAGAAAGACAAAAGCGAAAAAAAGACCGTTGTTACCTGATCCGAAATTTAATGATCAACTGGTAACAAGATTTGTAAACAATTTGATGTTTGATGGTAAAAAATCTATCGCATTCAAAATTTTCTATGATGCATTAGATATCGTAGAAAGTAAAAAAGGAGATAACGAAAAAGAAGCTTTGGAAATCTGGAAAGATGCCTTAACTAACGTTATGCCTCACGTAGAAGTACGTTCAAGAAGAATTGGTGGTGCAAACTTCCAGATTCCAATGCCAATTAGAGCTGATAGAAAGATTTCTATGGCGATGAAATGGTTAATAAAATATTCTACAGCTAGAAACGATAAATCAATGGCGTCTAAATTGGCGGCGGAAGTTATTGCGGCTGCAAAAGAAGAAGGTGCTGCGTATAAAAAGAAAACAGACACTCACAGAATGGCTGAAGCGAACAAAGCATTTTCACACTTTAAATTCTAA
- the rpsL gene encoding 30S ribosomal protein S12: MPTIQQLVRKGRVSLAKKSKSAALESCPQRRGVCTRVYTTTPKKPNSALRKVARVRLSNGKEVNAYIPGEGHNLQEHSIVLVRGGRVKDLPGVRYHIVRGALDTAGVAGRTQRRSKYGAKRPKPGQAAAAPAKGKKK; encoded by the coding sequence ATGCCTACTATTCAACAATTAGTAAGAAAAGGAAGAGTCTCGCTTGCCAAGAAGAGCAAATCGGCGGCCCTTGAATCCTGTCCACAAAGACGAGGTGTATGTACAAGAGTATATACTACCACTCCTAAGAAACCTAACTCTGCACTTAGAAAAGTTGCAAGGGTAAGACTTTCTAATGGTAAAGAAGTTAACGCCTATATCCCGGGCGAAGGACACAATCTTCAAGAGCACTCGATAGTATTGGTTAGAGGCGGAAGGGTGAAAGACCTACCGGGAGTACGTTATCACATTGTTCGTGGAGCTTTGGATACCGCAGGTGTAGCTGGGAGAACCCAGAGAAGATCTAAATACGGAGCAAAAAGACCAAAACCAGGTCAAGCTGCGGCAGCACCAGCAAAAGGTAAGAAAAAGTAA
- a CDS encoding Dps family protein has product MKNPKIIGLNEADCDLISEKLNILLSNYSIFYQNTRGAHWNIKGDQFFTLHPKFEELYNNLVLKIDEIAERILTLGSTPHHNYTDYVNKSTIKESIEVSDATRCVENILQSFKTIIDLQRELLNITSEAGDEGTNSQMSDYITEQEKEVWMYNSYLGK; this is encoded by the coding sequence ATGAAAAATCCCAAAATTATTGGCCTAAATGAGGCAGACTGTGATCTGATTTCAGAAAAATTAAATATTTTGCTCTCCAATTATTCTATCTTTTATCAAAATACCAGAGGTGCACACTGGAATATCAAAGGTGATCAGTTTTTTACCCTTCATCCGAAATTTGAAGAGCTCTACAACAATCTTGTTTTAAAGATTGATGAAATTGCAGAACGCATTTTGACCTTAGGTTCTACTCCACATCACAACTATACCGATTATGTAAATAAGTCAACCATTAAAGAAAGCATTGAAGTTTCTGATGCTACGCGATGTGTAGAAAATATTCTGCAATCCTTTAAAACGATTATTGATTTGCAAAGAGAATTACTAAACATTACCAGTGAAGCCGGCGACGAAGGCACCAATTCTCAAATGAGCGACTATATTACGGAGCAGGAAAAAGAAGTTTGGATGTATAATTCCTATCTCGGAAAATAA